The following are encoded in a window of Phaseolus vulgaris cultivar G19833 chromosome 3, P. vulgaris v2.0, whole genome shotgun sequence genomic DNA:
- the LOC137807368 gene encoding probable 1-deoxy-D-xylulose-5-phosphate synthase 2, chloroplastic, with protein sequence MSSFVLGTTFLPLLHSHDKHCSSPSISTITTKISVTIPQRINQVIAAGGDNVCEEVDNTVLKKSYEPNQLLRRSLNFSEEKPSTPILDTVNYPIHMKNLSIQELEELADELREEIVYSVSKTGGHLSSSLGVAELTVALHHVFNTPQDKIIWDVGHQTYAHKILTGRRSKMQTIRQTGGLAGFPKRDESVHDAFGVGHSSTSISAGLGMAVARDLIGSDNHVISVIGDGAMTGGQAYEAMNNAGFLDTNLIIILNENEQVSLPTATVDGSAPPVGALSRALARLHTSSKFHQQPELAKSTEQIESQAHQFASQLDSYSRGMVGGAGACLFEQLGLFYIGPVDGHDMEDLVHILNSVKGMPTLGPVLIHVITKKGKGYHPAEVAPDKMHGVVKFDPKSGKQFKSKTSTRSYTQYFAESLIAEAEVDEKIVAIHAAMGGGTGLNLFQKRFPERCFDVGIAEQHAVTFAAGLAAEGFKPFCTIYSSFLQRGYDQVAHDVDLQKLPVRFALDRAGLVGADGPTHCGAFDTTFMACLPNMVVMAPSDETELMHMIATAAAIDDRPSCFRYPRGNGIGSILPPNNKGTPLEVGKGRVLKEGSRVALVGYGTMVQSSMEAAKVLEDHGISTTVVDARFCKPLDGDLMRQLAREHEILITVEEGSVGGFGSHVSHFLGLNGLLDGNLKWRAMTLPDMYINHGSQKDQIAMAGLSSNHIAATALSLTNVNWDRRLLLNLQI encoded by the exons ATGTCTTCCTTTGTTCTTGGGACGACTTTCCTTCCTCTCTTACATTCTCATGATAAGCACTGCAGCTCCCCAAGTATTTCAACCATCACCACCAAAATCTCAGTCACCATTCCACAAAGG ATTAACCAAGTGATAGCTGCTGGAGGAGACAATGTTTGTGAGGAGGTGGACAACACAGTGCTGAAGAAAAGCTACGAACCAAATCAACTGTTGCGGAGATCTCTTAATTTCTCAGAAGAGAAGCCATCCACGCCAATACTGGACACCGTTAATTATCCAATCCACATGAAAAATCTATCCATTCAG GAACTAGAGGAGCTAGCTGATGAACTCCGGGAAGAGATTGTTTACTCAGTGTCAAAGACTGGCGGGCATTTAAGTTCAAGCTTAGGTGTGGCAGAGTTAACTGTGGCACTCCATCATGTATTCAACACTCCCCAAGACAAGATCATTTGGGACGTTGGTCATCAG ACCTATGCTCATAAGATTTTAACGGGAAGAAGATCCAAAATGCAAACAATTAGACAAACCGGTGGACTTGCAGGATTTCCCAAGAGGGATGAGAGTGTCCATGATGCTTTTGGTGTTGGTCATAGTTCTACTAGCATTTCAGCTGGCTTAG GGATGGCAGTGGCTAGAGATTTGATTGGAAGCGATAACCACGTGATTTCAGTGATTGGTGATGGAGCCATGACAGGTGGACAAGCTTACGAGGCGATGAACAACGCTGGTTTTCTTGATACCAATCTTATTATAATCTTAAATGAAAACGAACAGGTTTCCCTTCCCACTGCCACCGTTGATGGCTCAGCTCCACCAGTTGGAGCTCTTAGTAGAGCCCTCGCGAGGCTACATACCAGTTCTAAGTTCCATCAACAACCTGAACTCGCAAAG AGCACGGAGCAAATTGAAAGCCAAGCACATCAATTTGCATCTCAATTGGATTCCTACAGTAGAGGGATGGTAGGTGGTGCTGGTGCTTGTTTATTTGAACAGCTTGGGCTCTTCTACATTGGCCCAGTAGATGGTCATGACATGGAAGACCTTGTACACATACTGAATAGTGTCAAGGGCATGCCAACACTTGGACCTGTTCTCATTCATGTAATCACTAAGAAAGGAAAAGGTTATCATCCAGCTGAAGTTGCTCCTGACAAGATGCACG GTGTTGTCAAATTTGATCCCAAGTCAGGGAAGCAGTTCAAATCCAAAACAAGTACGCGGTCTTACACACAGTATTTTGCCGAGTCTTTAATAGCAGAAGCTGAAGTTGATGAGAAGATTGTTGCCATCCATGCTGCAATGGGAGGGGGTACCGGGCTTAACCTGTTTCAGAAGCGCTTCCCAGAAAGATGTTTTGATGTTGGGATAGCAGAACAACATGCTGTAACCTTTGCTGCGGGCCTAGCTGCTGAGGGCTTTAAACCCTTTTGCACAATTTACTCTTCCTTTCTACAAAGAGGTTATGATCAG GTAGCACATGATGTGGACCTTCAAAAGCTTCCTGTTAGATTTGCGTTGGACAGAGCTGGGTTAGTCGGTGCTGATGGTCCAACTCATTGTGGAGCATTTGACACAACATTCATGGCTTGTTTGCCAAACATGGTGGTCATGGCTCCGTCAGATGAGACTGAACTGATGCACATGATAGCCACTGCTGCGGCCATAGATGATAGGCCCAGTTGCTTCAGGTACCCAAGAGGGAATGGTATAGGTTCCATTCTTCCACCCAACAATAAGGGCACACCACTAGAG GTGGGTAAAGGAAGGGTGTTAAAGGAGGGAAGTAGGGTGGCTCTTGTTGGTTATGGGACAATGGTCCAGAGTAGCATGGAAGCTGCTAAGGTTCTTGAAGATCATGGCATCTCAACAACTGTGGTTGATGCACGATTTTGCAAGCCTCTAGATGGAGATTTGATGAGGCAACTCGCTAGAGAGCATGAGATTCTTATCACAGTGGAAGAGGGATCTGTTGGAGGATTTGGTTCTCATGTTTCTCATTTTCTGGGATTAAATGGTCTTCTTGATGGTAATCTTAAG TGGCGAGCCATGACATTGCCTGACATGTATATAAACCATGGATCTCAGAAAGATCAAATTGCAATGGCAGGGCTGAGTTCAAACCACATTGCAGCTACAGCTTTGTCATTAACGAATGTGAATTGGGATAGACGTTTGCTTCTCAACCTACAGATTTGA